Genomic window (Armatimonadota bacterium):
AAGTGTGCGCTGAGTTTACCGTCTTTCGTGACCATGGTCCAGCCGTCGTCGAGCGTGACGACGTCTTTGGTTCCTTCGTTGACCATCGGCTCGATGCAGATCGTCGTCCCTTCGCGCAACATGGCGCCGGAACTGCACTTCCCGAAATTGGGCACGCTCGGTTCTTCGTGGAGGCTCCGTCCGATCCCGTGTCCGACGAGCTCGCGGACCACGGAATAGCCGTTCGATTCGACGTACTTCTGGACGGTGCAGGAGATCTCTCCGACCTTGTTGCCGACTTTAGCCTTCGCGATCCCTTGCCACATCGATTCCTCCGTGATCTTCAAGAGCCGTTCCGCCGCCTTCGACACGGGGCCGACGGCGAACGTCCAGGCGCTGTCCGCATGAAAACCGT
Coding sequences:
- the map gene encoding type I methionyl aminopeptidase; this translates as MIILKKDSEIAKMRESGRILARTMRLCAEAIEPGKTTPKMLDELAEKLIREKGALPSFLGYRGYPATACISVNDVVIHGIPDDRVLQDGDIIDLDFGVLKDGFHADSAWTFAVGPVSKAAERLLKITEESMWQGIAKAKVGNKVGEISCTVQKYVESNGYSVVRELVGHGIGRSLHEEPSVPNFGKCSSGAMLREGTTICIEPMVNEGTKDVVTLDDGWTMVTKDGKLSAHFEHTVAVTREGPEVLTVE